The following nucleotide sequence is from Halorussus caseinilyticus.
AAATTCGAGGTCGTCGGTGGTCTCCAGTCGCTCGCCGTCGGGCGGCGAGAGTCGGAGCATCGTCTCGCCGAAGGTCACGAGGTCGGTCATACCTCGCCTGTCGGGGGCGCGGGGCATAATTTACTCGGTCGCGGATAGCTTTCGTAATCTCGGAACTGCAGACCTTTCTCAAACAACGAAATTTGTTTCTCTAAAGGCTACGAACGTTGCTCTCGACTCATTATTCCGTCGTCTACCGGACGAGGCGGCGACCGAAGACCACGAGGATTTCGGCCGCCTTGAGCGCCAAGAGCGCGGCGAGGACCGCCATCGCGCCGTCGAGGACGTTCACGGTCGGTCTTCCGCGACTCGCGGGATAAATCTTGGGTCGCTGATACGCTCGGACTCGTCGTTCGTGCTGTTTCTGCGGTCGGTGTTGTCGGTGTTGTTGCTGTGGTCGGTGTTGTCGGTGTTGTTGCTGTGGTCTCCGTGGTCGATGCTGTCGCCGGAGTCGTTGCGTCTTCTCGGAAGTCTCTGCACCGCCGCGACAGCACCGCAGACGATGGAACCGTGATTTCTTCCTCGAAAGCCCCCGCCCGCTCGCGGTCGCTCAGTGACATATCGTCGGCGGTCACGCTCGCTTCGCTCGCGTTCCCTTGACGATAGGGGTCACTGAGACGACTGAAGTGAACGCGAGCGGGCGGCCCCTTTATCCCTCCCGTCGGTTGGTCGGTCGGGCGCGTCCTGTCGGTTGGTCGGCCGAGCGCGTTCTGTCGGTCGGTCGGGCGCGTTCTCGCCGCCTTCGTCACCTCCGCCTCCACCTTTTTACCCCTGCTTGCCGTCGGTAGCGGTCCGATGTCCAGCGAAACCTCCGCCGAGTCGGGCGCGCGCTGGCGGCGCGCGCTCGGCGCGTGGGTCAACCACGACGACCCCGCGGTCCGGTTCGCGGCGCTCTGGACGGTCTGCGCCGCGCTCTTCGTCGCGGCGTGGTACCTCGGCTACTACCTGCTCCCGGCGGGCCTGCTCCGCGGGTCGAGCGCCGCGAGCGCGCTCCCCGAGTACGCCGGGTCGGTCCGGGCCGAGTTCCTGACCATCTTCGCGTGGAACCTCGGCGTCTGCGTCCTCGTCGTCGCCGCCAACGCCTTCCGGTCGGTCCGGACGCCGCTGGGCTACCTCGTCGTCGCGGTCCACTGGGTGCGGGGCGCGCTGGTGTGGGCGACCGGTTCGCTCGCCGTCGAAACCGGCCGGTTCGCGCCGTCGCTCTCCGTGGCCCTCGGTCGGAGCGGCGTCTACGAACTCACCGCCTACGTCGCCGTGGCCGTCGCCACCCGCGGCGTGATGGTGTGGCACCAGCGGTCCGGTCCCCGGTGGCGCGAGGAGTTCGAGCGCGTGCGCTCGCCGCGCGACTGGACCCTCTCGCGGCGCGAAGCGGCCGTCCTGCTCGCCGGACTCGGCCTGCTCGCGGCCGCCAACTATCGGGAAGCCGTGATGATCTCCCGCGCTGTCGGGTAGTTTTTGTCCACCCGACGCCACCCTCCGGACATGGACCGAATCGAGGCCGCCGCCCGCGAACTCCGCGAGGCAGACGCCGCCCTCGCGCTGACCGGCGCGGGAGTCAGCGCGCCCTCCGGCGTCCCGCCGTTTCGCGGCGAGGACGGCATCTGGTCGGAGTACGACCCCGACGCCTTCGACGTGTGGCGCTTCCGCCGGGAACCCGGCGAGTTCTGGACCGACTGGCTCGAACTCCGCGCGGACCTCCTCGACGCCGACCTCGAACCCAACGCCGCCCACCGCGCGCTCGCGGACCTCGCCACTGCGGGCCGACTCGACGCCATCGTCACCCAGAACATCGACGGCCTGCACGAGGAGGCGGCCGCCCTCGCCGACCGCGAGGACGCCCGCGGAGACGCCGCCCGAGGCGGCGTCTCCGCCGATTCGGGCGGGCTTATCGAACTCCACGGTAACGCCCGCCGTGCCGTCTGCCGGAACTGCGGGTGGACGACTGACGCCGACGACGCCCGAGAACGCGCCGAGTCGGGCGACCTGCCCCCGCGGTGCGATGTC
It contains:
- a CDS encoding SIR2 family NAD-dependent protein deacylase, translating into MDRIEAAARELREADAALALTGAGVSAPSGVPPFRGEDGIWSEYDPDAFDVWRFRREPGEFWTDWLELRADLLDADLEPNAAHRALADLATAGRLDAIVTQNIDGLHEEAAALADREDARGDAARGGVSADSGGLIELHGNARRAVCRNCGWTTDADDARERAESGDLPPRCDVCDGALKPDAVLFGEQLPRDALARARRLAADSDVFLVAGSSLTVEPAASLPAEAADRGATLVVVNLDETPLDSRADYVFRADVTETLPALRDALRE